A stretch of DNA from Nitrospira sp. KM1:
CTGATAGCCGGTCTCTTCGCAACCTGCCTCCTGGTGCTGGCGATGCCGGCCGAGGCGCTGTACGTCAAAGACATGTGCGGTGGGACTCCCAGCGAAGGTGCAAGCATGACATGCCCGCCTGGCGACTATTTGTTGATCCGGCCACTATATTCGGACGGCACGTGTGGCGACTGGGCCTGTTGCCCGAAGAATGCCGGGGGCCCGTCAACAGGCTATAACTGTGAACTGGGGGTGCCTCCCACAAGAAGTGCAGTGAGCGGAACACTCAAGAAATTTTTAGGTCCGAGGGTCGTAATTCCGAACCTCACCCTGAGCCCGGCCACCACCAAACCGGTCCTTCCCGGAGCAAACGCGCCGATCATGCGCCGCAATGTGGAAGGTGAACAGCCGGACGCCGGGACAGCGAATCCGTCCGGTATGTCATCTGAGACGAAATGAACATGAAGCCAGTAAATGTGTGATCGCAACGCCTGATTACTCTCATCTTACTAGGCCAGTCGTCGACTACGGCAAGAAACGGGGAACCTTCTGAATCTTGCGGCGCGTGGTGAGGTGTTGTTGGAATCGTGAATACGCATCCGACTTTGCAATCCACTCACCGCGGCAGATGACGAAACGGACCGCATAATCTACCTGCATCGAGAATGTGGCCGCGACAAGCGATTCTCATGCGGTCGCCACCCTCAACGTCGAAACGGACCTGGGTGCCCTCAGCAGTGGCAGTGCATTCAGCAGCCAGATCGAAGGTTGGCGTGGCCGATTGCCGACTCCCCATACCTTATCGACATACAGCAATCCAACACACGGAGGCAGGCTATGCCCTCATGCAGCAATCTCGACATTGTGAAACTCGCGATTGATGCCCTCACACCTATCCTAGTCCTGATACTTGGAATTCGCGTGAATACATCTCTCAAGAAGAGCGAACGTTCCACCGATCTGCGCAGTGAGATCTATAAGACCATCGGCGTGGACCTAAATGATATTTACTGTTACTTGTCTTTCGTTGGCGGCTGGAAGGAATTGACGCCGATTGACGTGATTACCAGGAAGCGGTCGGTCGATAGAGCCATTTTCACATATCGACCATTCTTCTCTGAGGAGCTTTTTACCACCTACCAAAAGTTCATGCATGAATCTTTCAAGCCGTTTGGCGGACCAGGAACTGATGCCTGCATCAGAAGTGACGTCGAAAGTCCGAAGGGGGATAGACGGAGCCACGGGCTCAAGACATGGGATCCGGCATGGGAAAACAGATTCACCAAAGAGCAAAACCATAAGGCACAAGAAGAGGCATATGCCAAATTTCTGAAGCAACTCGCCCGTGACCTGAAGATCTAACGGGGAAGGACTCCGGGGACATTCTGAATTTCGCGACGACAGAATGGGGACGGGCTACTTTCTAACACCCCCGAAGGCCGTCCTCACTTCCTCAATGTCGACTCGAATTCCGATAGAGGCTTCTTTCATAGGTCTGCGCACTCCAGAGGAATACGGTCTCTGTTTGATTAGTTTGAGCTCCGTTCATCAATCAACCTGATCTCATAGCGTGTGCTTCTGCCACCGCCCAACGGGATCAATATGCCCTTTTCCGCAAGGTCCTGCAGGTCGCGAGTGGCCGTAGGCTTCGATGTCCCGGTGAGTGATATGTATTTTTTAGCGCTCATTCCTCCCTCGAAACCTATCGGACCTTCCTCCAGCATCCGCCGCAGCACCTGCAGTTGGCGCTCGTTCAGCTCATTCCTGAACCGGTCGAACAATCTTGCTTTCTTCAACGTGAAATCGATCTGCGCTTCCGCCTGGATCTGAGCCTCAAGCGCAATATTTACAAACCATGTGATCCATGGCGTGATCTCGCTTACCCTTTGAGCTGCCTGCAGCGCCTCGTAATAGCTCTTCCGCTTCGCTTCGATCGCGCGTGAGAGGCTCAGGAGCACCGGCCGGCCGAGACCCTGCGACAGAGCCTTTTCCGACAAGGCGCGCCCGATCCGGCCGTTGCCGTCCTCGAACGGATGGATCGACTCGAAATACAAATGCGCTATCGCCGCGCGCACGGCAGCGCTTCGGATTTCTCTTTTACCGCCCGGAGCCGTGTCGTTGAACCATTTAATGAACTGCGCCATTTCCGTTGGCACGGCCGATGACGGCGGCGCTTCGAAATGCACCTTCTGATGTCCGATGGATCCTGATACGACCTGCATCGGCTCTTTATGCCTCCGCCACTCGCCTGCCCTGACGCGGCGATTTCCCGCCATCACCATCCGGTGCCATTCGAACAGTTTCTTTTCTGACAGCGACTCTAAGAAACTGTCGCGAACGTCAAGCATCAGAGAAGCCGCGCCCTGCGCCCGTTTGTCGCCAGGCTGCGCGCCGCCGTCCATGCCGAGATTCCGGCGGATGGAGGACATGACGTCTTTCCGGCTTAACATCTCGCCCTCGATGGCCGAAGTTTTGATCGCCTCTGCCACCATCAACTCGATCGCCGTCTCCGTCCGCGCCTCGGGGCTAAGCCCCTCAAGCAGCCCACCCGCTCGGCCTGTCCGCTCCGCAAAAGCCAGCAGGACATCTCCAATGCCCCCCACCTCGTACCGGAATGCAGGCCAGTCTTTTTGCTGCCAGTTATAGCTCATGAGCCGATTATAGGACGTATTCGGCTCATAATACAATATAGTTTGAGCCGAATACGTTCCGTCATTCGGCTCAGCCAAACAAACCAGACGTCGTTTCGGAGATGCTTTGCCACCACCGAACTCAATCGGGTCTGGGTTGGGGGATTTTCACAGCCATACCGGGCCCGAGCGGGGGTCAAAAACCTTCAAGAGACATTCTGTCTCGGCTGGGAATTCCGGTTTCCTCTTCGCTGTTTTATCCAGGCAAGACTTTCAAGCCGTTGCCGTGAAGTCTGTCGCGGCATGCGCCTTGCGAACTTCCCTTTGGATTAACTAAACCCACAAAACCCAAGAAACTCATGAAAGGAGAACATGATGAAGAACAAAGTCGTGATGTTCGAGATTCCAGCATCGGATTTTAAGAAGGCCAAAGAGTTTTACGAGGCGGTGTTCGACTGGAAAGTAGAGTTATGGGGCAATGAAGGCGCAATGGCGCTCACCACACCGGCGGACAAAGACTACAATCCGACGGAGCCGGGCGGAATCAATGGCGGGTTCTATAAGCGAACATCCAAAACCGATCAGCCTTCGTGCGGTGTGGAAACTGAATCGATCGACGAGACACTCAAGGCAATAGAGAAGGCGGGCGGAAAAATCGTGACACCGAAACATCCTATCGATGAATGGGGTTTTATGGCTGACTTTGCCGATCCTGAGGGCAATGTGCTTTCGCTGTGGGAAAAGCCGAAAAAGTAATGCTGCCCACTGGACAGATGGATGGGGCGGAAAGACTGATTGTCACCTCTCTGCGGCGAATGGCCGGGATGCGCGGAAATCGAAAATGGCCGTCACTATTGAGGCACTCACTCGCGGTAAGAGCATCGCCGAGGCGACCGGTCACGAGGAGGTCGCTTCTCCGGCCACCGTGGTTACCAGAGCTCCGAAGTCACACACCGCGGCAATCCCGACGAGAAATCCGGTCGAGATGCCATCGGTTGCATCGTTCAAGGGAAGGAGCCAGGCACAGCTTGTGGGGATCGGGGCGATGATGTTGCCGGTCTCGGTCCAACCGTTCTTGTAGCTTGAATCCAGGGCCTGCTCCACCGTGGTCCATGCACCGATGCCAACAGACATGGCGCCGAAGAGGGAAAGAGCGATCGGCCCCACGACCGGAAAGTATCTTGACTCCGCCTTCACATTCGACAAGATCGCAAACGCAATGTTGAGCAGGATGGGCCCGAAGCCGAACGCCCAATAGGTGAGCGTCGCCTTGTCGGCCTCAGACCAGTCGTTCTCGGACTTCGACATAACCTTGTACGGCACGGTCACACCTAAAATCACCACACCGAGGACAATGCCTGCCCAGGACAGAAACGTGGCAAACGGGTCTTGTTCGCCATCGGCCGCAGCGGCAGACACATCGATCCCCATATCGCAGAACGCATAGAGGAAGTAGGTGATGCCGCCGAGAGTGAGCAATATTTCCTGCGTCGGTGTCATCGTGCCCGGGGCCGCTTGCGCGCCGGTAGACGACAGAGTTGGCCAAGGGATGGGACTGCTTGTGATCGCGTTGACCTGTGCAGAGGTGAACGGCGCCGACGCGTTCGCTCCGCCGAACAGAACCTTATAGAGGATGGTGGCCGGGATGGCGAGGATCAGGCAGAGCAGATCGAGGATCGTCAGATCATCCCCCGGATCCACAATCGTCCCCGTGATGACGTATTTGTAGAGCCACGAGATGATCGGAACGTCGATGTCGGCGTTCAGCACACTCTGGAGCGCGGTGATTGCCTCGCCGATCAAATCGAGGAGCGCGACGGCGATGTCTTCGATCACGTCAAGCACGAAGGTGATGACCTCTGCCGCGGCTTCGAGGAATCCGACAGCGGCGAGATCGAACACCTTGGTCGGATCGCTGGTCTGGATCTGCAGCAGGCTTTGCAGCTTTGCGGTGCTGTTCTGTAGGCCGGCAACCTGCTGCTGGATCATATTGAGCAGGTTGGCGAACGGACCGGAATCGACGGAAGCCGCAAGTGAGGCCGGGAGGCCGGTTGCGCCGGCGAAGTGTTGCTGGGCCTTGGAGAGAGCATAGTTGCAGCGGACGGCATGGCCGTTGAACGTCGCGCGATAACTCTGAGCCGCGAGACTCGACGACGAGCCGCCGGGCTGCTGGCTGATGAAGGCATTGAACGACTGGCTGCCGAACACGGTCCCGATCTGGTTGACGCCATTCGTGATCTTGCCTTGCAGCGCACTGAATTGGCTCTGGATCAGGTCGACCGCCTGCTCGTCGCTGTTTCTCAGATTCGTGAACACCGAGTTCACGTAGTACTTGATGACCGTATGCGTGCGGAGGATGTCGTCCCATTCGAACAGCATACGAAGCCACTCGATCATCATCTTGATGATATCGATCACTTCCTTGAAGAGCGTTGCGATCTTCTTCAGAACCAATTCGATGCCATCGACGATATCGTTGATTGTCTTCAGCGCATAGGCGATGCCATTGATGGCAAGGCTGGCCACGCCGTCGACGATGCTGACGGTGATCGTCTTCACTTCATCGACCGCGTGCTTGAAGAAGTGGATGACGTCTCCAACAATGTCGCTGAGCCAGCCGCCGACCGCGCTTCGGACTGCGGTCGCCCCGACGAGGTCCGTAGAGACCTCACGCCACACCAGGCGACCCGGTTGAGTGAAGTCGAGTTGGAAGCACACATTCGGCACAGCGGCACGCGGCGCGCTGCTCGTCGTCGGCGCGAGATTGACCGCTGCGGCGCCGAGCTTGGCGATCGTCCGGGCGGCGTGATCGGCATCGCTCGGTGACATCGTCGCGGGCAGCAGGCCCGCAGCCTGAAGCGAGGCGCCGGTCATCGGAAAGGTTGGATCCTGTCCGGCCAGCCGCTGATGCACGCGCAAGTCCGACCGGAACCAGGCCGCCGTTCCCGCCGCGCCGAAACTGCTCCCGAGCGCGGCGCCAAGAGACGGCGCGCTCAACGCCGTGGCCGTTGTCGCGATCGTCACCGCTCCCCTGCCGTCACTCTCGACCAGCACCGGCTCGTTCGGCCCGATATGGTACGAAAGACCGTTCGCGACGATCACCGCCTTGCGGTCCGCATACAGAGTTACGGGCGAGCTCGGCACGGGCAGCCCCTGATTACTCTGCGTGATCAGCTCCTGCGTGTAGGTCGTGGTCTGGGCCGGATTGGCGGTCACGCCGGCCGGCACCGCCAGTTGAGTGGTAAACCACGTGCTGCTGCCGCCCGTGATGTCCTGCGCCATCTGGCAAACCTGTTCCTGGAGATTGCAAAAGAACAGCTCCGGCCCGGCGGTCATGATCGGCGGGCAGGCAATCGCCGCAAGCTCGTCGCCGAGCAGGACCCAGTCGTTGAATGTCACGCCCCCGGCGTCGATCGAACCTTGCGATTGCCGGAGCAGCCAAAGTCTGGTGGTCGTGGCCTCGATGACAAACACCATCCAGCGGTTTTCGCTGTCGAGCCCGATGGCCACTTGCTGGGCGCCGGCGGGCTGATTCGCGCCGCCGGTCATCGGGGTGACAGTCGGCTGGTTGGCGAGGTAGTCCTCGATCCGATAGAGCGTTCCCGTCGTGCTCAGCAGTAAAAAACCAGGATCGTTGCTCTGAGACGGCATGGCGAATACCTGCTGTGCCGCGATGTCTCCAAGTCCGAGATCATGGCTCACGGCGGGCTGCGATCCCCACTGGAACATGCCGTCGATGATCGATCCACCCTGGAACGTCGTGGTCGCCCCTTGCAGCGTCACCACAGTCATTTGATCGCCACCCTGTCCCGGCAGTAGACGGTACGTGGCGCCGCTTGCAGCCTCCGACTCGAAGACCAAATCCCAAGGCTGCCCGTCCTGCGCTGCCAGCATCACGAAGGGAGGTGGAGAGAGATTCTGAGAGACACCATAGACAACCACATTGCCGGCGGCGTCGGTGAACATGGCAGTCTCGACCATTGCGCCAAGCGCGTTGCTCAGGTCAGGCGTCATCGGCATCGCCGCCCACCCGTTCTCAGGGGTCTTTTGCATCCCGATGACCCGGTTCACTCCGCTGGAAACCGCATAGTGGGCGAACACGAACAGCGAATCGCCCTGATAAAACCCGATCAGTTTGGTGATGGGCTGATCCGGCGCATCGTCGACCAGACGCTGCTCCTGCCCCCAGCCGGAGTGCGCGCTCGAATCACGGAAAAAGTGCAGCAACTCATTTTGATCGCTGACCGTAAGCAGTTCAGTCACGGGCGTCCCGCCGGTCCCATTTTGTAATGTCAGGAACGAGTACTGAACATTTTGGGCGACCGGAGGCCAGACGGTCAGCGCATAGTCCTCGATCATGTTGTAGTTGTACTGGATCTGCGTTGCTTGCATGGTCATCCCACCTCCTGTGTCCGAGCCGAAAAATCCCCGTGAGTTATCCCTTACCGCGAGGTTTTGACAGATCCGGCACGTAGCTGCACGACTGTATAATCAGATAGGGCAAATCTGTCGTTGCCATACTTGAGGTGCCACTGTAACTACCGTCGGCGGTCGTGACGTAGGACTGCCTTCCATATCCGGTTCGCGTCGGCCCGCCGGGATAGGCGGAGGCTGGAGGAGAGACAACTCCCGAGAACCCGTGGTCGTGCTGGACCGGAGTCTGGCTTGAACCAATCGGGTCTCCACCGAAAGTCTGCCCTTGCGTACCGTTGCCCCCAATGCCGATGATGAAGCGGCCATTGGCTCCAACCGTGACGCCCCAATCGTTCGGACATTCCTGGCCTTCAAAGAAAATGGACGTGCCTTGCGGAACACCATCGCTGTTACCAAACCCGTTTGTTCTTTCGCACACCAGCAGGCTCACATATGGCAGCAGCGGCCCTGCGGGGTCTGTTGTTCCGGTTACGGCATACGTTCCCTGATTCGCAAAGTCGACCCAGTTGGACGGAAAGGCCTCATAATCTCGCGACTGGGTCCCGAACGAGGACTGCAGTCCGTGGGTGTGGGTCGGAGGATTGGCCGGACTCCAGCTGGCCGAGGTCGCAAAGCCGGCAGATCCTGGCACGAGAAAGCGCCCATCTGCCGTAGCGACCGGTGCCCAGTTGTTCGGACAGGTCGACGCGTTGAAAAAGGCAACCGTTCCATACGGTGTTGAATCCGGGGATTCCGCTACCATATGTTCACACACCAGGAATTGCATAAAGGGCAGATTGAGCGACGTTCCCACTCCTTGAGTGGTGCCGCTGCTGTTGACCTGTCCACCTGCAGCCCTTGGGATATCTACGCCATCACCGCCGGTTGGCAATGACGAATTCGACCCGGAGGCTATAGTGCCGGTTACCGTGAATGTGTGGACGTGCTGGGGCTGCTGGAGATCACCCGCCGGGGTGCCTTTCTGAACCTGGACCTTCGAGCCATCGATCGTGCCGAGGATCAACCGTCCCTGTGCATACCCCGCCTCGGTCCAGTTATTGGGGCATACAGTTTGTCCCGATTGCGTCATGTAGGCGACCATGTGTTGCGGCAACCCCTGCGCTAGAGCCGAGTCTGGAGCCGCCCACAAGAGGCTGCCACATACCAAGCCGACAGCCAGACAGCCGGAGAGAACCGGCGCACCCTTCCCAGGGAATCGGATAAAACGGATGAACCCGGCGACAGAGTTCATGCAACGTTTCGCTTTCAGCTCGATTTCGAAAAAATCTTTCCTGAACTTCTCGTCGGCATGCGCTTTCCGGTCCTTTTCATGAGAATTGATCACGGTCTTGGCGAACATATAAACGTTGCGCATGGCGTGTGCCTCCCTAGGCTTGCATGGGTTGAGGATACCGCTGACGTCGATGAAGACATCGCCGATCTAGCGCGATTCAGTATGAGGATCACGAAGCCCGGAGCGCGCGGCCAAGCATTGCGACGAACCAGTCATTGAAGAAGCCGACGAACCGGTTGTCCTATTCGCAGTCCCGTTCGGATACTGCGTGTGCCAGCGGTCACCGAGAGATCGCCTCGCAAATCTCCAATCGGCGCAAGAATAGCCAGTTTCACTTAAGAGGACAAGCCTATTTGGTACGTAGAAATGGAAATCTGGAATTGACAACCTTGAAACGCAGAGATGTGCATCATGGAGCTACGAATCCGTGAATTTTTCTGACTGGTCTTCCCAGTAGTATTGCTTGTTTTCTTATGACCATGTACCGGCACGAGGATGCAGGCAGCTACTTTCCTGATTCTTCGCAGATCTTCCTCGCGCCTCGATCGATTCCAACCCAGTGCCGAATTCACTGCCTTGAAGGTGTGAAATTTACGTCAACCCACCGACAATCCTTCGAAACTCGTCCTCGGTAAATGCCCGCACGGTCTGCGTTCGGATATTGCCTTGCGAACCAAGCCACAAAAGGTATTCCGCAAGTACCGCATCATTGAGTACATCGACGATGGCCAGCATGTCATACGGTCCCGTGGTCAGATAGAAAGCTTTAATTTCCCCGCCCATTTCCTTGAGCTTCTTTTTTCCAAGATCGAGGCGTTTCACTGACTCTTTCACATTTCGAATCCCCTGGTCCGTCCACTGTGACTGAAGCAGATATGTCGGCATGTGTCCCTCCTTGATCATATCGAGTTCGAGTCGGCGACGGGATCGATCTTATCAGTGGAAGGAAACCAGTGGCATCTTGAATTTTGCTGCGCCGGGCAAGCCGTGGCCACTGCCATCTTTCAAAGATCCGCAGTTTAGGGATTTCCCATAGCCCTTACCTCAGACAGTCCAGCCACATAAGAAGACGACCATATATAAGTCCTGATGGGCTGATTTGTCAGTCCTGCCAACAGCGCTAGGCGAGTGAGAGAAGGCTCTGTTACTTTTGACAGTGTTTAGCCGAAAGACAACCCGGGTAAGATGCGGCTGCTGCTTGATGATGGAAAGGAAGGGATCGCCAGAAGGAAATCCACCATAAAAGCAAAATCTGAATAATGTGGTCCTGCGCGATGCTTACGCGAGCTCGGCACATGAGACAGCATTCACGAGTGCCGTTAGCCTGCAGGAACGAAAATAATAATGGTGGCAAGACGCCATTCCTAAAAGGAGTCACGGAGTCACGGTGAAGGAGATTTTTATTGGAAGCAGCAAGGAAGGACTTGAGCAGGCCATGCAGGTGGCTGACATCTTCTCGGGCGCCAAAGATGTAAAGCCGCTCCTGTGGACTGAGGTCTTCAAGCTCGGCGACATCACCTTCATGGGGATTGAAAACATCGCGAGCCGAGTCGCCGGTGCCGTGTTCCTGGCGACACCCGACGATGAATCTGTCATTCGTGAGAGGCGCGTCTGGACGCCACGGGCGAACGTGTTGTTTGAGTACGGGTATCTCACCGCCATGCTGACTCGGAGGAGGGTTGCACTGTGCCTGTACTCCGGCGTTGAACTACCATCGGATTTCGCGGGGCTGACCTACGTTCCAATGGGCACGTTTGAGGCAACCAAGCCCCTCGATCATCAAGCGAGCGTGAAGCTTAAGTCATGGGCAACCGAGCTCCCCACCGTTCAAACCGGATTTTCTCCGACTCGCCAGATGCACGGTTATTCAGGATTATGGCAAACCGAGATCGTCTACCAAGTGTGGCGTCGCATCCCATTCAATGACCCAGATTACGCGGCTCTCAATGGAAAGACGATTCTGCAGATCGCACCCGATGGAGATGGAGGTACCGGCTGCTTTTTCGGAAATTTGCAAATCCAGATTGGGAATTGCTACGCGGAGTTTGAGATCAGCGACCGAGTGATCGATGTCAAAGTATCGGGCGATGGGAGCATGAAAATCCGCAACACAGTGCAGAGTCGACAGCGCACCAGATTGGAAGGAGACCCTCCGCAGAGGGACGGATTCGAACCCGATTGGCGAGGCGCGCGGGAGATCGATTTGTTCATTCACTGTCCCCCTGACGAGCCCGGCATCCTCCGTGGACACCTCTCAAGTGAGGTTGGTGGCAACATTTACTCCAAGGCCACCGGGAAGTGGTACAGGTAGTTCTCGCGTTATGGACGCAGAGACTCACATTGTACCGGAACTAATAGCCGTCTCACCGCTGCGCTCCACTCGATAGCGCGACTCAAAGAACTCTCAATTGGCATCGATTCACGCACACGCAACTGAGTCCGGGTGTACCGGGTTCGATGCTTCATGACAGACTCCACGTCACAGAGGGATGGAGAAAAAGCGGCGATGGATTTGGAAAAGGGATGCACATGCGGATTGGGATCATCGGCGCTGGGAATATGGGCGGGCCACGTGCACGCCTCCTCGTCAAGCTCGGGCATCAGTTCTCGATTGCAAACTCGAAAAGACCGGAGAGCACGAACGCATTGGCGGCCGAGATCGGCGCGACATCCGTTCAACAGTCCACGCCGCCAAAACCGGAGACATCGTCATCCTCGCAATCCCTACCAAAGCCGCCGCCGAGCTTCCGCGGCAGGGTCTGTTAGTGATGCGCCCTTAGCGAACGTACGCTTGACGACGGCCTGATACGTCTCGCCGGTGCAGATCAACCCATCGTGTGACCAGACCGGTACCCCTCTCCATTTCCACTCCTCGACCACTCCGGGATCGGCTTGCTTGATGAGGGCACGCACTCGTGCCAGCATCTCGCCGCGCCAGTCGTTCAGCTCTTTGATTCTTGCATCGATAATGCTGAGCCGGAGATTGGTCCTGCTTCGAACCGATCTTCTTCATGTCGTTTCTCTCCTGCACATCCTGTTGATCATCCTGCTGAGACTCCGCCTTTAACGCGCAATGCCTCGCCGTTTTTCGCTCTGCTGAACCAAAGGGATGAGATCCAGCGCCGGACGGATTTCCCATCGACCCATCTGAACACCAGGGTGATTCGAGATGAGCTGCACCGCGTGGTTCAAGTCCCGGGCCTCAATGGTGAGGAGTCCGCCCAAAATCTCCTTTGTTTCCGCATAGGGGCCATCGGTTATCGCGACCTTTCCCTTCTGATACCGCAGGCTCACCGCACTGTCCGGCCCTGCAGCCCATCCCCGTAGACCCAGTTCCATTGCGTTTGAGCGTATCGTCATAGGCGAAGCAGCGATCGATCATGGCGTTCTGTTCATGCGACGAAAGCTTCCCCCATTGTTCTGCGTCCAAGTATCCGAAGCAAACATACTTCATGATCTCACCTCACTCTGTTATTTGGAATCGTGTGGAGGTTGCGCGGATGCCACAGCCGAGACGTTCAACCACTTGCCACAACGCTTGGCCCAGCCTGCAGTGACGAAATTCCTCATTGAAATCTCGTTCCCCTGAATGATGGCATGCGCGTCTACGTGATACGTGACGATCGCGGCATCATCCGTCAGCATGGTCACTCGGAAATTACTCAGGGCATAGTCTTGCAGATCGGCTCCACGGAGAAACGCCAACAGCTCCGATTTTATCCGCTCTTCTCCATCGGGGAAGATGTCATAGAAGTCCTCGGACAAATAGCCTGCAAACCCGTTGAGATCTTTTCGTTTGATCAACCTCCACGTGTCATGTTCGCAGGCGATTAAGGTGTCCGTCGTAGAAATGTCTTTTGTTCGTTGTTTCCCCATTGGCATTCCTGTCGAGAGCGAGCC
This window harbors:
- a CDS encoding Fic family protein; this translates as MAEPNDGTYSAQTILYYEPNTSYNRLMSYNWQQKDWPAFRYEVGGIGDVLLAFAERTGRAGGLLEGLSPEARTETAIELMVAEAIKTSAIEGEMLSRKDVMSSIRRNLGMDGGAQPGDKRAQGAASLMLDVRDSFLESLSEKKLFEWHRMVMAGNRRVRAGEWRRHKEPMQVVSGSIGHQKVHFEAPPSSAVPTEMAQFIKWFNDTAPGGKREIRSAAVRAAIAHLYFESIHPFEDGNGRIGRALSEKALSQGLGRPVLLSLSRAIEAKRKSYYEALQAAQRVSEITPWITWFVNIALEAQIQAEAQIDFTLKKARLFDRFRNELNERQLQVLRRMLEEGPIGFEGGMSAKKYISLTGTSKPTATRDLQDLAEKGILIPLGGGRSTRYEIRLIDERSSN
- a CDS encoding VOC family protein codes for the protein MMKNKVVMFEIPASDFKKAKEFYEAVFDWKVELWGNEGAMALTTPADKDYNPTEPGGINGGFYKRTSKTDQPSCGVETESIDETLKAIEKAGGKIVTPKHPIDEWGFMADFADPEGNVLSLWEKPKK
- a CDS encoding GYD domain-containing protein; this encodes MPTYLLQSQWTDQGIRNVKESVKRLDLGKKKLKEMGGEIKAFYLTTGPYDMLAIVDVLNDAVLAEYLLWLGSQGNIRTQTVRAFTEDEFRRIVGGLT
- a CDS encoding TIR domain-containing protein, with amino-acid sequence MKEIFIGSSKEGLEQAMQVADIFSGAKDVKPLLWTEVFKLGDITFMGIENIASRVAGAVFLATPDDESVIRERRVWTPRANVLFEYGYLTAMLTRRRVALCLYSGVELPSDFAGLTYVPMGTFEATKPLDHQASVKLKSWATELPTVQTGFSPTRQMHGYSGLWQTEIVYQVWRRIPFNDPDYAALNGKTILQIAPDGDGGTGCFFGNLQIQIGNCYAEFEISDRVIDVKVSGDGSMKIRNTVQSRQRTRLEGDPPQRDGFEPDWRGAREIDLFIHCPPDEPGILRGHLSSEVGGNIYSKATGKWYR
- a CDS encoding YciI family protein, encoding MELGLRGWAAGPDSAVSLRYQKGKVAITDGPYAETKEILGGLLTIEARDLNHAVQLISNHPGVQMGRWEIRPALDLIPLVQQSEKRRGIAR
- a CDS encoding nuclear transport factor 2 family protein — protein: MGKQRTKDISTTDTLIACEHDTWRLIKRKDLNGFAGYLSEDFYDIFPDGEERIKSELLAFLRGADLQDYALSNFRVTMLTDDAAIVTYHVDAHAIIQGNEISMRNFVTAGWAKRCGKWLNVSAVASAQPPHDSK